One genomic region from Phoenix dactylifera cultivar Barhee BC4 unplaced genomic scaffold, palm_55x_up_171113_PBpolish2nd_filt_p 000046F, whole genome shotgun sequence encodes:
- the LOC120104605 gene encoding uncharacterized protein LOC120104605 — MLEIFCLLWPSWRKGNKMHRGKRFRDVEFQQSQVGSSSAQSMRSQQPQQHESESQHEFQSQQHPGQEVMDDLHIQDEQVRVRLTRGSSRARDVWQLREDEKMVVECNELGQPIKRAGSLLSSFLGSVARRGQLCPLNYHKWNDMLPSYKVELLKFVQKKFVLPPESHDWVLKSLNRKWKEYKSKLKADWKREGMTEEEVARVCPPDVYHHQWRELVHYWFSERGQTYSDIGRAARAS; from the exons ATGCTTGAAATTTTCTGTCTGCTCTGGCCTAGTTGGAGAAAAG GTAACAAAATGCACCGAGGAAAACGATtcagagatgtggagttccagcagtCTCAGGTGGGATCTTCTTCTGCTCAGTCCATGCGATCCCAGCAgccccagcagcacgagtccgAGTCTCAGCATGAGTTCCAGTCTCAGCAACATCCAGGCCAGGAGGTTATGGATGACTTGCATATCCAAG atgAACAAGTGAGAGTGAGGTTGACACGGGGTTCCTCTCGAGCACGGGATGTGTGGCAGCTtcgtgaggatgagaagatgGTCGTCGAATGCAACGAACtagggcagcccatcaagagggctggaagccttttatcaagtttcttaGGATCAGTTGCGCGTAggggtcagttgtgtccgctcaactatcataagtggaatgatatgcttccttcttataaagttgagcttcttaaatttgtacag aaaaagtttgtgctccctccagagagccatgattgggtgctaaagtccctcaaccgcaaatggaaagaatataagtcGAAGTTAAAGGCCGACTGGaagcgcgagggtatgacagaggaggaggttgctcgtgtttgtcctcctgatgtataccatcatcagtggagggagcttgttcactattGGTTTTCCGAGAGAGGACAG ACATATTCTGACATTGGTCGAGCCGCACGAGCATCTTAG
- the LOC120104606 gene encoding uncharacterized protein LOC120104606 produces the protein MTHTHRDGSFVREESRDIVDRATSLISERIGESSSIGNTRGVEAQVFTELMGSERYGRVRGYGVGVTPTQLSAVGRYTQDVRQSSSTAEVNDLKAEIKELKQSHQTEMQSLRAQINQITSLLHQFVPPQVPDSSSARRDGDASDPWSIYFGVYMYFFMLFEVHCKRKLIV, from the exons atgactcacacccaccgagatggcagctttgtccgagaggagtcgagagatatagtt gacagaGCTACATCCCTTATTTCAGAGCGTATCGGAGAGTCATCTTCAATCGGCAACACCAGAGGTGTCGAAGCTCAGGTGTTTACCGAGTTGATGGGCTCggagcgttatggtcgagtgaggggttatggcgttggagttacccccactcagttgtctgcagtgggTAGATATACTCAAGATGTTAGACAGAgtagtagcactgcagaggttaatgatctgaaggcagagataaaagagttgaagcagagccacCAGACAGAGATGCAATCTTTGAGGGCTCAGATTAATCAGATTACATCTTTGTTGCATCAGTTTGTCCCTCCTCAG GTTCCTGATAGTTCATCTGCACGTAGAGATGGTGATGCTAGCGACCCCTGGAGCATTTATTTTGGagtttatatgtatttttttatgctttttgaAGTACATTGTAAACGTAAATTGAtagtatga
- the LOC113463060 gene encoding putative wall-associated receptor kinase-like 16 isoform X2, protein MEQHSAPLVRKKLERMVWQAALLVQLASLAAASGERHIARSGCQAKCGNVSIPYPFGIGEGCFLHGFEITCNTSFNPPKAFLGSGNIDVEEIQLLKGRVVVNKLIARDCYAKNGSRRNSTSTSIVLSKPYMFSSTRNKFVAIGCDTIGRLEDMESKFETGCLSLCNSTSYITNGTCNGIGCCETVIPKKLRSFEVYVSSFRNHTECWDFNPCSYGFLADEGRLNFSVDSFSRLASTEKIPVTLSWAVRDKSCEEARNNRTSFACKAENSYCVNSTNGGGYRCNCSEGFEGNPYLEDGCQDIDECASSPCVERCENFPPGNYTCRCPWHMYGDGKKNGSGCKSISKLLHWVLGSGFGLLVLAVLSSLLYLMIKKRRHIKLKEKFFKKNGGLLLQQQLSSLEGSAPVTRLFTTEELLAATDNYLESRILGQGGAGTVYKGILSDKTIVAIKKSRISDDSEIELFINEVVVLSQINHRNVVKLLGCCLETRVPLLVFEFVPNGSLAHMLHSEGGKASLFLECRLRIATEVAGALAYLHSAASVPIIHRDVKPSNILLDENYTAKVSDFGTSRLVPFNQKAFESLIRGTFGYVDPEYFLTGMFTDKSDVYSFGVVLVELLTGEKPVVPTKSMEFTNLALQFGSHVKEGRLLEILEQRLVQEGSPELLLAVAELATRCLSLKWEERPTMKEVAMELEGLRTSSRHPWVEKNEEEGDRLTAIECSTSTFGEGDSSSHIMLSFDISRCKPRRTMSASTGEHTSLGTSSRGEQSVSIDKD, encoded by the exons ATGGAGCAGCACTCAGCCCCCCTTGTGAGGAAGAAGCTAGAAAGAATGGTTTGGCAAGCAGCTCTTCTTGTTCAGTTGGCGAGCCTTGCAGCGGCATCAGGAGAACGGCATATCGCTCGGTCCGGCTGCCAGGCGAAGTGCGGAAACGTCAGCATCCCCTACCCTTTCGGCATCGGCGAAGGCTGCTTCCTCCATGGCTTTGAAATCACATGCAACACATCCTTCAACCCTCCCAAGGCCTTCCTTGGCAGTGGCAACATCGATGTCGAAGAGATCCAGCTTCTCAAGGGTCGTGTGGTCGTCAATAAGCTTATAGCCCGTGACTGCTACGCCAAGAATGGCAGCCGCCGCAATAGCACGTCCACAAGCATCGTGCTTTCCAAGCCCTACATGTTCTCCAGCACCCGCAACAAGTTCGTGGCGATCGGGTGCGACACCATCGGACGCCTCGAGGACATGGAGTCGAAGTTCGAGACCGGGTGCTTGTCGCTGTGCAATAGCACCAGCTACATCACTAATGGGACCTGCAACGGCATCGGCTGCTGCGAAACAGTTATTCCAAAGAAACTCAGGTCCTTCGAGGTCTACGTCAGCAGCTTTCGCAACCACACCGAGTGTTGGGATTTCAATCCTTGCAGCTACGGCTTCTTGGCTGATGAGGGGCGGCTAAACTTTAGCGTCGACAGCTTCTCTCGTCTTGCCAGCACGGAAAAGATCCCGGTGACGCTGTCCTGGGCCGTACGGGACAAGAGCTGCGAGGAAGCTCGCAATAACCGGACGAGTTTTGCGTGCAAGGCCGAGAACAGCTACTGCGTGAACTCCACCAACGGAGGGGGATACCGCTGCAATTGCTCAGAAGGATTTGAGGGCAACCCTTATCTAGAAGACGGATGCCAAG ATATTGATGAATGTGCATCTTCACCCTGCGTAGAAAGATGTGAAAATTTCCCTCCAGGAAACTATACCTGCCGTTGTCCTTGGCACATGTATGGggatggcaagaaaaatggaagcgGCTGCAAATCTATATCCAAGCTCCTCCACTGGGTTCTAG GCTCAGGGTTTGGTCTCTTAGTTCTCGCGGTCCTCAGTTCTTTGCTTTATCTGATGATCAAGAAGCGAAGACACATTAAGCTCAAGGAGAAGttcttcaaaaaaaatggaggtcttctgctacagcagcaactctctTCGCTAGAGGGTAGTGCCCCAGTGACAAGGTTGTTTACCACAGAGGAGCTCTTAGCAGCTACTGACAACTACTTGGAGAGCCGCATCCTCGGCCAGGGAGGTGCCGGGACAGTATATAAAGGAATTCTTTCGGACAAAACAATCGTGGCGATCAAGAAATCCAGAATATCCGATGATAGCGAAATCGAGCTGTTCATAAATGAGGTGGTGGTTCTTTCCCAGATCAACCATAGAAACGTAGTGAAGCTCTTGGGGTGTTGTCTGGAAACCAGAGTCCCACTGCTCGTTTTTGAATTCGTGCCCAACGGATCCCTCGCTCACATGTTACACAGTGAAGGTGGCAAAGCCTCGCTGTTCTTGGAGTGCCGTCTGAGGATCGCAACAGAAGTAGCAGGAGCGCTGGCTTACCTGCACTCCGCAGCCTCGGTGCCTATTATTCACAGAGATGTCAAGCCCAGCAACATACTCTTGGATGAGAACTACACAGCGAAAGTATCTGATTTCGGAACTTCGAGGCTGGTTCCCTTCAATCAGAAAGCATTTGAATCATTGATTCGAGGGACCTTTGGATACGTGGATCCTGAGTACTTCCTCACCGGCATGTTCACCGACAAAAGTGATGTCTATAGTTTTGGGGTGGTTCTGGTCGAGCTCCTCACAGGTGAGAAGCCAGTAGTACCGACAAAATCGATGGAGTTCACCAATCTCGCCTTGCAGTTCGGTTCTCATGTGAAGGAAGGCCGTCTTCTCGAGATTCTGGAGCAACGTCTAGTCCAAGAGGGATCTCCTGAGCTGCTTCTAGCAGTTGCGGAGCTTGCGACCCGATGCCTCAGCTTGAAGTGGGAAGAAAGGCCTACGATGAAGGAAGTCGCCATGGAGTTGGAGGGGCTGAGAACATCCAGCAGGCATCCTTGGGTTGAAAAGAACGAAGAAGAGGGAGACCGTTTGACGGCAATTGAATGCTCCACAAGTACCTTTGGTGAGGGTGATTCTTCCTCGCACATCATGCTGTCCTTCGACATCTCGCG ATGTAAACCGAGGCGAACGATGTCGGCCTCAACTGGGGAGCATACCAGCTTAGGAACCTCCAGCCGAGGAGAACAATCAGTGAGCATCGACAAAGACTGA
- the LOC113463060 gene encoding putative wall-associated receptor kinase-like 16 isoform X1, translating into MEQHSAPLVRKKLERMVWQAALLVQLASLAAASGERHIARSGCQAKCGNVSIPYPFGIGEGCFLHGFEITCNTSFNPPKAFLGSGNIDVEEIQLLKGRVVVNKLIARDCYAKNGSRRNSTSTSIVLSKPYMFSSTRNKFVAIGCDTIGRLEDMESKFETGCLSLCNSTSYITNGTCNGIGCCETVIPKKLRSFEVYVSSFRNHTECWDFNPCSYGFLADEGRLNFSVDSFSRLASTEKIPVTLSWAVRDKSCEEARNNRTSFACKAENSYCVNSTNGGGYRCNCSEGFEGNPYLEDGCQDIDECASSPCVERCENFPPGNYTCRCPWHMYGDGKKNGSGCKSISKLLHWVLGSGFGLLVLAVLSSLLYLMIKKRRHIKLKEKFFKKNGGLLLQQQLSSLEGSAPVTRLFTTEELLAATDNYLESRILGQGGAGTVYKGILSDKTIVAIKKSRISDDSEIELFINEVVVLSQINHRNVVKLLGCCLETRVPLLVFEFVPNGSLAHMLHSEGGKASLFLECRLRIATEVAGALAYLHSAASVPIIHRDVKPSNILLDENYTAKVSDFGTSRLVPFNQKAFESLIRGTFGYVDPEYFLTGMFTDKSDVYSFGVVLVELLTGEKPVVPTKSMEFTNLALQFGSHVKEGRLLEILEQRLVQEGSPELLLAVAELATRCLSLKWEERPTMKEVAMELEGLRTSSRHPWVEKNEEEGDRLTAIECSTSTFGEGDSSSHIMLSFDISRENIALRPRTRPISLTSDVNRGERCRPQLGSIPA; encoded by the exons ATGGAGCAGCACTCAGCCCCCCTTGTGAGGAAGAAGCTAGAAAGAATGGTTTGGCAAGCAGCTCTTCTTGTTCAGTTGGCGAGCCTTGCAGCGGCATCAGGAGAACGGCATATCGCTCGGTCCGGCTGCCAGGCGAAGTGCGGAAACGTCAGCATCCCCTACCCTTTCGGCATCGGCGAAGGCTGCTTCCTCCATGGCTTTGAAATCACATGCAACACATCCTTCAACCCTCCCAAGGCCTTCCTTGGCAGTGGCAACATCGATGTCGAAGAGATCCAGCTTCTCAAGGGTCGTGTGGTCGTCAATAAGCTTATAGCCCGTGACTGCTACGCCAAGAATGGCAGCCGCCGCAATAGCACGTCCACAAGCATCGTGCTTTCCAAGCCCTACATGTTCTCCAGCACCCGCAACAAGTTCGTGGCGATCGGGTGCGACACCATCGGACGCCTCGAGGACATGGAGTCGAAGTTCGAGACCGGGTGCTTGTCGCTGTGCAATAGCACCAGCTACATCACTAATGGGACCTGCAACGGCATCGGCTGCTGCGAAACAGTTATTCCAAAGAAACTCAGGTCCTTCGAGGTCTACGTCAGCAGCTTTCGCAACCACACCGAGTGTTGGGATTTCAATCCTTGCAGCTACGGCTTCTTGGCTGATGAGGGGCGGCTAAACTTTAGCGTCGACAGCTTCTCTCGTCTTGCCAGCACGGAAAAGATCCCGGTGACGCTGTCCTGGGCCGTACGGGACAAGAGCTGCGAGGAAGCTCGCAATAACCGGACGAGTTTTGCGTGCAAGGCCGAGAACAGCTACTGCGTGAACTCCACCAACGGAGGGGGATACCGCTGCAATTGCTCAGAAGGATTTGAGGGCAACCCTTATCTAGAAGACGGATGCCAAG ATATTGATGAATGTGCATCTTCACCCTGCGTAGAAAGATGTGAAAATTTCCCTCCAGGAAACTATACCTGCCGTTGTCCTTGGCACATGTATGGggatggcaagaaaaatggaagcgGCTGCAAATCTATATCCAAGCTCCTCCACTGGGTTCTAG GCTCAGGGTTTGGTCTCTTAGTTCTCGCGGTCCTCAGTTCTTTGCTTTATCTGATGATCAAGAAGCGAAGACACATTAAGCTCAAGGAGAAGttcttcaaaaaaaatggaggtcttctgctacagcagcaactctctTCGCTAGAGGGTAGTGCCCCAGTGACAAGGTTGTTTACCACAGAGGAGCTCTTAGCAGCTACTGACAACTACTTGGAGAGCCGCATCCTCGGCCAGGGAGGTGCCGGGACAGTATATAAAGGAATTCTTTCGGACAAAACAATCGTGGCGATCAAGAAATCCAGAATATCCGATGATAGCGAAATCGAGCTGTTCATAAATGAGGTGGTGGTTCTTTCCCAGATCAACCATAGAAACGTAGTGAAGCTCTTGGGGTGTTGTCTGGAAACCAGAGTCCCACTGCTCGTTTTTGAATTCGTGCCCAACGGATCCCTCGCTCACATGTTACACAGTGAAGGTGGCAAAGCCTCGCTGTTCTTGGAGTGCCGTCTGAGGATCGCAACAGAAGTAGCAGGAGCGCTGGCTTACCTGCACTCCGCAGCCTCGGTGCCTATTATTCACAGAGATGTCAAGCCCAGCAACATACTCTTGGATGAGAACTACACAGCGAAAGTATCTGATTTCGGAACTTCGAGGCTGGTTCCCTTCAATCAGAAAGCATTTGAATCATTGATTCGAGGGACCTTTGGATACGTGGATCCTGAGTACTTCCTCACCGGCATGTTCACCGACAAAAGTGATGTCTATAGTTTTGGGGTGGTTCTGGTCGAGCTCCTCACAGGTGAGAAGCCAGTAGTACCGACAAAATCGATGGAGTTCACCAATCTCGCCTTGCAGTTCGGTTCTCATGTGAAGGAAGGCCGTCTTCTCGAGATTCTGGAGCAACGTCTAGTCCAAGAGGGATCTCCTGAGCTGCTTCTAGCAGTTGCGGAGCTTGCGACCCGATGCCTCAGCTTGAAGTGGGAAGAAAGGCCTACGATGAAGGAAGTCGCCATGGAGTTGGAGGGGCTGAGAACATCCAGCAGGCATCCTTGGGTTGAAAAGAACGAAGAAGAGGGAGACCGTTTGACGGCAATTGAATGCTCCACAAGTACCTTTGGTGAGGGTGATTCTTCCTCGCACATCATGCTGTCCTTCGACATCTCGCG AGAAAATATTGCACTTCGACCTCGAACTAGACCAATCTCATTGACCTCAGATGTAAACCGAGGCGAACGATGTCGGCCTCAACTGGGGAGCATACCAGCTTAG
- the LOC113463060 gene encoding putative wall-associated receptor kinase-like 16 isoform X4: MEQHSAPLVRKKLERMVWQAALLVQLASLAAASGERHIARSGCQAKCGNVSIPYPFGIGEGCFLHGFEITCNTSFNPPKAFLGSGNIDVEEIQLLKGRVVVNKLIARDCYAKNGSRRNSTSTSIVLSKPYMFSSTRNKFVAIGCDTIGRLEDMESKFETGCLSLCNSTSYITNGTCNGIGCCETVIPKKLRSFEVYVSSFRNHTECWDFNPCSYGFLADEGRLNFSVDSFSRLASTEKIPVTLSWAVRDKSCEEARNNRTSFACKAENSYCVNSTNGGGYRCNCSEGFEGNPYLEDGCQDIDECASSPCVERCENFPPGNYTCRCPWHMYGDGKKNGSGCKSISKLLHWVLGSGFGLLVLAVLSSLLYLMIKKRRHIKLKEKFFKKNGGLLLQQQLSSLEGSAPVTRLFTTEELLAATDNYLESRILGQGGAGTVYKGILSDKTIVAIKKSRISDDSEIELFINEVVVLSQINHRNVVKLLGCCLETRVPLLVFEFVPNGSLAHMLHSEGGKASLFLECRLRIATEVAGALAYLHSAASVPIIHRDVKPSNILLDENYTAKVSDFGTSRLVPFNQKAFESLIRGTFGYVDPEYFLTGMFTDKSDVYSFGVVLVELLTGEKPVVPTKSMEFTNLALQFGSHVKEGRLLEILEQRLVQEGSPELLLAVAELATRCLSLKWEERPTMKEVAMELEGLRTSSRHPWVEKNEEEGDRLTAIECSTSTFGEGDSSSHIMLSFDISR; encoded by the exons ATGGAGCAGCACTCAGCCCCCCTTGTGAGGAAGAAGCTAGAAAGAATGGTTTGGCAAGCAGCTCTTCTTGTTCAGTTGGCGAGCCTTGCAGCGGCATCAGGAGAACGGCATATCGCTCGGTCCGGCTGCCAGGCGAAGTGCGGAAACGTCAGCATCCCCTACCCTTTCGGCATCGGCGAAGGCTGCTTCCTCCATGGCTTTGAAATCACATGCAACACATCCTTCAACCCTCCCAAGGCCTTCCTTGGCAGTGGCAACATCGATGTCGAAGAGATCCAGCTTCTCAAGGGTCGTGTGGTCGTCAATAAGCTTATAGCCCGTGACTGCTACGCCAAGAATGGCAGCCGCCGCAATAGCACGTCCACAAGCATCGTGCTTTCCAAGCCCTACATGTTCTCCAGCACCCGCAACAAGTTCGTGGCGATCGGGTGCGACACCATCGGACGCCTCGAGGACATGGAGTCGAAGTTCGAGACCGGGTGCTTGTCGCTGTGCAATAGCACCAGCTACATCACTAATGGGACCTGCAACGGCATCGGCTGCTGCGAAACAGTTATTCCAAAGAAACTCAGGTCCTTCGAGGTCTACGTCAGCAGCTTTCGCAACCACACCGAGTGTTGGGATTTCAATCCTTGCAGCTACGGCTTCTTGGCTGATGAGGGGCGGCTAAACTTTAGCGTCGACAGCTTCTCTCGTCTTGCCAGCACGGAAAAGATCCCGGTGACGCTGTCCTGGGCCGTACGGGACAAGAGCTGCGAGGAAGCTCGCAATAACCGGACGAGTTTTGCGTGCAAGGCCGAGAACAGCTACTGCGTGAACTCCACCAACGGAGGGGGATACCGCTGCAATTGCTCAGAAGGATTTGAGGGCAACCCTTATCTAGAAGACGGATGCCAAG ATATTGATGAATGTGCATCTTCACCCTGCGTAGAAAGATGTGAAAATTTCCCTCCAGGAAACTATACCTGCCGTTGTCCTTGGCACATGTATGGggatggcaagaaaaatggaagcgGCTGCAAATCTATATCCAAGCTCCTCCACTGGGTTCTAG GCTCAGGGTTTGGTCTCTTAGTTCTCGCGGTCCTCAGTTCTTTGCTTTATCTGATGATCAAGAAGCGAAGACACATTAAGCTCAAGGAGAAGttcttcaaaaaaaatggaggtcttctgctacagcagcaactctctTCGCTAGAGGGTAGTGCCCCAGTGACAAGGTTGTTTACCACAGAGGAGCTCTTAGCAGCTACTGACAACTACTTGGAGAGCCGCATCCTCGGCCAGGGAGGTGCCGGGACAGTATATAAAGGAATTCTTTCGGACAAAACAATCGTGGCGATCAAGAAATCCAGAATATCCGATGATAGCGAAATCGAGCTGTTCATAAATGAGGTGGTGGTTCTTTCCCAGATCAACCATAGAAACGTAGTGAAGCTCTTGGGGTGTTGTCTGGAAACCAGAGTCCCACTGCTCGTTTTTGAATTCGTGCCCAACGGATCCCTCGCTCACATGTTACACAGTGAAGGTGGCAAAGCCTCGCTGTTCTTGGAGTGCCGTCTGAGGATCGCAACAGAAGTAGCAGGAGCGCTGGCTTACCTGCACTCCGCAGCCTCGGTGCCTATTATTCACAGAGATGTCAAGCCCAGCAACATACTCTTGGATGAGAACTACACAGCGAAAGTATCTGATTTCGGAACTTCGAGGCTGGTTCCCTTCAATCAGAAAGCATTTGAATCATTGATTCGAGGGACCTTTGGATACGTGGATCCTGAGTACTTCCTCACCGGCATGTTCACCGACAAAAGTGATGTCTATAGTTTTGGGGTGGTTCTGGTCGAGCTCCTCACAGGTGAGAAGCCAGTAGTACCGACAAAATCGATGGAGTTCACCAATCTCGCCTTGCAGTTCGGTTCTCATGTGAAGGAAGGCCGTCTTCTCGAGATTCTGGAGCAACGTCTAGTCCAAGAGGGATCTCCTGAGCTGCTTCTAGCAGTTGCGGAGCTTGCGACCCGATGCCTCAGCTTGAAGTGGGAAGAAAGGCCTACGATGAAGGAAGTCGCCATGGAGTTGGAGGGGCTGAGAACATCCAGCAGGCATCCTTGGGTTGAAAAGAACGAAGAAGAGGGAGACCGTTTGACGGCAATTGAATGCTCCACAAGTACCTTTGGTGAGGGTGATTCTTCCTCGCACATCATGCTGTCCTTCGACATCTCGCGGTAA